One segment of Neosynechococcus sphagnicola sy1 DNA contains the following:
- the truB gene encoding tRNA pseudouridine(55) synthase TruB, whose translation MNLNKPAGLTSHDCVAKVRKLLHMKRVGHAGTLDPAAVGVLPIALGTTTRLLQFLQPGKAYRATLRLGQRTTTDDLEGETCFLEPAAHLDLNQVTTALEGFVGKIQQIPPAYSAIQVEGKRLYQRAMAGEVLEVPPRTVEIFRIEILDWRPGKFPELEVAIACGSGTYIRAIARDLGLALATGGTLVHLIRTESSGFPLAESLTLEALAIQVQQGEFYPLSPESALGHLPRLQLADDLAQRWCYGQRLTWNPADTGGEGTDYWRIYDLAGHFLGVGQQGNVAGEQQLLPKVVLHP comes from the coding sequence TTGAACTTAAATAAACCGGCAGGACTGACCTCCCACGACTGTGTCGCTAAAGTCCGCAAACTGCTGCACATGAAGCGAGTGGGTCATGCAGGTACCCTTGATCCGGCAGCGGTGGGGGTCTTACCCATTGCCCTGGGAACCACCACCCGGTTGCTCCAGTTTTTGCAACCGGGCAAGGCCTACCGAGCCACCCTGCGGTTAGGACAGCGGACGACCACCGATGATCTAGAAGGGGAAACCTGCTTTCTAGAACCCGCAGCTCACCTCGATCTGAATCAGGTGACCACGGCTCTGGAAGGGTTTGTGGGCAAAATTCAGCAGATCCCCCCGGCGTACAGTGCGATTCAAGTTGAGGGCAAACGGCTGTATCAACGGGCGATGGCAGGGGAAGTCCTGGAAGTTCCCCCGCGGACGGTGGAGATTTTTAGGATTGAGATTTTGGACTGGCGACCGGGAAAGTTTCCAGAACTTGAGGTGGCGATCGCCTGTGGATCTGGCACCTATATTCGCGCGATCGCCCGTGATCTCGGCTTGGCACTGGCAACGGGTGGGACGTTAGTTCATTTAATTCGCACGGAGAGTAGCGGGTTTCCCTTGGCCGAGAGTTTAACACTGGAGGCTTTAGCGATACAGGTACAACAGGGAGAATTCTACCCATTGTCGCCGGAGTCGGCATTGGGGCACTTGCCGAGGCTGCAATTAGCGGATGATCTAGCGCAGCGCTGGTGCTATGGTCAACGGCTGACTTGGAACCCAGCAGACACAGGGGGAGAGGGCACAGACTATTGGCGGATCTATGATTTAGCGGGACACTTTCTGGGTGTCGGTCAGCAGGGCAACGTTGCAGGGGAACAACAGTTGTTACCGAAGGTGGTACTACACCCTTGA
- a CDS encoding integron integrase, with product MNSTKPKKLLDQVRDALRVKHYAYRTEVSYVQWIRRFILFHDMRHPKDMAAAEVEAFLTHLAVEENVAASTQNQALSALLFLYRFVLQQPLPESIDSVRARQSKHLPVVLTQEEVKSILQHLQGTHQLLAKLLYGSGMRVKEGLRLRVKDLDFAQSQIIIRDSKGNKDRVTMLPQSISALLQAHLVQVKQTHLDDLALGYGAVYLPFALGRKYPNADRQWLWQYVFPAPQRSVDPRSGVTRRHHLDDAALGRSLKQATQKASVDKKVTCHTLRHSFATHLLQNGYDIRTVQERLGHQDLKTTMIYTHVLNKGGLGVRSPLD from the coding sequence ATGAACTCAACCAAACCCAAAAAGCTTCTTGACCAGGTGCGCGATGCCCTTCGGGTCAAGCACTATGCCTATCGTACTGAAGTCTCCTATGTCCAATGGATTCGTCGCTTCATCCTGTTTCACGATATGCGCCACCCCAAGGATATGGCAGCGGCTGAGGTTGAAGCTTTTTTAACCCATCTCGCAGTTGAAGAGAATGTCGCGGCTTCAACTCAAAATCAAGCCCTTAGTGCCCTGTTGTTTCTCTATCGCTTCGTTTTACAACAGCCTCTCCCTGAATCCATCGATTCGGTAAGGGCGCGCCAATCTAAGCACTTGCCTGTGGTTCTAACCCAGGAGGAAGTCAAAAGCATTCTGCAACATCTGCAAGGAACCCATCAACTCCTGGCAAAGTTACTTTATGGTTCAGGAATGCGGGTCAAGGAAGGGCTGCGCTTGCGAGTTAAAGATCTAGACTTTGCCCAAAGCCAAATTATCATCCGAGATTCCAAGGGCAATAAAGACCGAGTAACGATGCTTCCTCAAAGCATTTCAGCTCTACTCCAGGCACATTTAGTCCAAGTCAAACAGACCCACCTAGATGATTTGGCGCTGGGCTATGGTGCGGTTTATCTGCCCTTTGCCTTGGGGCGGAAATATCCCAACGCCGATCGCCAATGGCTTTGGCAATATGTTTTTCCTGCCCCGCAACGGTCTGTTGATCCTCGATCGGGGGTAACACGTCGGCATCACCTGGATGATGCTGCCCTTGGGCGATCGCTGAAACAAGCGACCCAGAAAGCCAGCGTGGACAAAAAAGTAACTTGTCATACCTTGCGCCACAGTTTCGCCACCCATTTGCTGCAAAATGGCTACGACATTCGTACCGTCCAGGAACGTTTAGGCCATCAAGATCTCAAGACCACCATGATCTACACCCATGTGCTCAACAAAGGTGGCCTAGGGGTTCGCAGTCCCCTAGATTGA